The following are from one region of the Juglans regia cultivar Chandler chromosome 10, Walnut 2.0, whole genome shotgun sequence genome:
- the LOC109005453 gene encoding transcription repressor OFP8-like encodes MENGFKLRISRMFRASFGSCGSRNLSDVVEKAVFLPQNHQDFHMIEPFSASPRSFTFICRPKPFQTPETINHSCLIAAKDSLSEKKVSPPYSPFASTNPDGRTCPPASPISPLNPFYHFGDSTSKLKKKKCSERNKSKKKKKTTPMKNKPTETFPFSSSSQDMSFGGWWYSSEEEEEEDEREDETDTLFSSKSLSSDSSESRRRRSRRNRHGARLRRAGTRSSETDIMPKMQGKVKDSFAVVKSSSDPYNDFRTSMVEMIVEKQIFAAKDLEQLLQCFLSLNSYHHHKVIVEVFMEIWESLFCN; translated from the coding sequence ATGGAAAACGGATTCAAGCTCCGAATCTCTCGCATGTTCCGAGCCTCGTTCGGCTCGTGCGGCTCCCGGAACCTCTCCGACGTAGTTGAAAAAGCTGTCTTTCTGCCACAGAACCACCAGGACTTCCACATGATCGAGCCCTTTTCCGCTAGCCCTCGATCCTTCACCTTCATTTGCAGACCCAAGCCGTTCCAAACACCAGAAACCATCAACCACAGCTGCTTAATAGCAGCAAAAGATTCTCTCTCTGAAAAGAAAGTCTCACCGCCTTATTCTCCTTTCGCTTCGACCAACCCCGATGGACGAACCTGCCCTCCTGCGTCTCCAATCTCTCCTTTGAATCCCTTCTACCATTTCGGAGATTCAACCTCTaaactgaaaaagaagaaatgctCCGAAAGAAATAAGagtaagaagaaaaagaagacgaCCCCAATGAAGAACAAGCCTACGGAAACCTTTCCCTTTAGCTCATCTTCGCAGGATATGAGTTTTGGTGGGTGGTGGTATAGcagcgaagaagaagaagaggaagacgaAAGAGAGGACGAGACTGACACCCTTTTCTCTTCCAAGAGTCTATCTTCCGATTCATCTGAGTCTCGGCGACGTCGTTCTCGCCGGAATAGACACGGGGCACGGCTGAGAAGGGCTGGGACTCGGAGTTCTGAAACGGATATAATGCCTAAAATGCAGGGGAAAGTGAAGGATAGCTTTGCGGTGGTGAAGAGTTCCAGCGATCCGTACAACGATTTCAGGACGTCAATGGTGGAAATGATCGTCGAGAAGCAGATATTTGCGGCTAAAGATTTAGAGCAGCTCTTGCAGTGTTTTCTGTCTTTGAATTCTTACCATCATCATAAGGTCATTGTGGAGGTGTTCATGGAGATATGGGAGTCTCTCTTTTGCAATTGA